The nucleotide sequence GGCACCGTCTTGTGCAGCAGCGCCGCGAAGCGCCCGTCGTGGATGCGGGGCGACGGATCGTCCAGGAACGAGGGCCCGTCGTGGTTGTAGACGCCCGCGAGCCGCGCGTAGGCGCCCCCGTCGACCACGAGCGCCGCGAACTCGGCAAGGTTGCCGCCCTTGGAGTGGCCGCAGGCCACAAGCGGCCCTTCCACGGCCGACGCCACGCCCGAGAGATAGGCGGCCGCCGCGCGCTGGGAGGGAATAACCTCCTTGAAGCAGAGGTTGAAGTCCTCCTTCCAGCCCGCGAAGCTGCCGTCGGTCCCGCGGAACGCCAGGCAGGCGAACTCGCCTCGCCCGGCGCGCGCCCCGCAGGCTCGCCCCTCGTAGAGCGCGCCCTCCGCCTCGGCGGCGACGCGGCCGGGGACGACGAACGTCGTTGCCGAGAACTGCTTCTCCACGGCATCCGAGCGCTCGTTGGCGTAGAAGGCCAGCTTCACATCGCGGAAGCGCCGGCTGGCCATGAGGACGCGCAGGAACGCGCGCGCGTCCTTCGCGTCCTCCAGCCAGCTCGCGCACGTGAGGGCGCGCCAGTCGGCGAGCGCCACCACGTCGTGCAGGAGCACGCGCTCGGGCGACGAGGGGTCCACGAGCCCGCACGCCTCGTAGTTGAAGTAGCAGAGCGTGGAGAACACGAGACTGTCGACGGGGTTGAACGGTGATTCCGCGAACGTTCGCTGGTTTTCCTGGATATACGATACGATATTGCCCATAGGACCATGGTATCAAAACGGAAGGGACGTGAGAGCGGCCATGCGGGTTTGCACGCCAATAACCATACGCTACGGCGAGACGGACATGATGGGCGTCGTCTACCACGCCAACTACCTGCTGTACTTCGAGGACGCGCGCACGGCGTTCCTCGAGGCGCTGGGCTACCCCTACGCACGCATCGAGGAGGCGGGGCTCATGTCGCCGGTGACGCACATGGAATGCGACTACCGCGAGCCGCTGCGCTACGGGGAGGGGGCGATCGTGCGCACGCGCGTCGTGCTGTCGCGCCCGACGAAGACCGTGTACGCCTACGAGGTGTTCAAGGAAGGGCAGGACATGGACGCCGACAAGCCGTGCTGCACGGGCCGCAGCACGCACTGCCTGGTCGATGCCGCCACGTTCAAGCCCGTCAGCCTCAAGCGCCGCGTGCCCGAGCTGTACGAGCGCTACGCGGAGGCGCTCGAGCCGGACGAGGAGGAGGGCCGATGACCGCGCCTTTCCGCATCCTGTTCGTCTGCCACGGCAACATCTGCCGCTCCCCGATGGCCGAGTTCGTCATGAAGGACCTCGTTGAGCGGCGCGGCCTGGACGGGTGCTTCTCCATCGCCTCGGCCGCCACGCACGACGACGAGATCGGGAGCCCCGTGCATCCCGGCACGCGCGGCGTGCTGGAGGCGCAGGGCATCGACTGCTCGGGCAAGACCGCCCGCCGCCTGGGCCGCGCCGATGCCGACAAGTGGGACCTGTTCGTGGGCATGGACGAGGCGAACATGCGCGACCTGCGCCTCCAGCTGGGGCGGGGGGCCGAGGGACGCTGCCGCAAGCTGTTGGAGTTCGCCGGCTCCGACCGCGACGTGGCGGACCCGTGGTACACGGGCGATTTCGACGTCACCTACGACGACGTGCTCGCCGGGTGCACCGGGCTCCTATCCCTCCTCGTCGGCGATGACGCCGAGGGCCGGTGCCCCGGCGGTGCGCGGTTAGGGTAGCGCAGCGCATGGACATCGCCGTCCTCGACTTCATCCAGGCGCACCTGCGCTCGCCGCTCATGGACGCGCTCATGCTCGCGGCCACGCACCTGGGCGACCTTGCGCTCGTGTGGCTTGTCGCGGGCGCCGTGCTGGCGGCCCAGCCGCGGCACCGCCGCTACGGCGTGGCCGTGGTGCTTGCCGTGGCCGCCACGGCGGCGCTCGGCATGCTGGTGCTGAAACCGCTGTTCGGGCGGGTGAGGCCGTTCGAGGCCTACGGCTTCATGGGCCTGCTCGTCCCGCCGCCTGCCGGCGACTCGTTCCCCTCGAACCACTCGATGGTGTCGTTCGCGGCGGCCGCCGCGCTCTGCTGCGTGCCCGGCAGGGGGCGCCTGTCCGTGGCGCTCAAGGTGGCCGGCGTGGCGCTGGCGTGCCTCATCGCCTTCTCGCGCCTGTACCTGTACGTGCACTACCCGAGCGACATCCTCGTGGGCGCCGTGGTCGGCGTGGCCGTGGGCGTGCTGTCGGTCAGGCTCGTGCTGCGGCTCTGGCCCGAGAAGACGCCGTCCTGATCCCGTTCGGACCCCGCGCCGCCACCGTGCGCAAGGCCAATCGGTGAGCGGTAGATACCGTAATCCTGCATGAAACGGGGACCGCGCCCCCGGATTTCCGCATAGGCTCTGCAAGGCCTTCCAGAATTTGCGGTAAACGGTCGGTCAACACCTTTTCCGCTGGTCAGTAAATCGCCTGAAAAGTATTTTGTGCAGATGCACAAAACGATATAATGCAGCCCTCCCGCAAAGCGGGGGGCCTTGCAGGGCCGCATCCCCAAGGGAAGCGCGGAGCCGCACGGGCCGAACGAACGCAATCGTCAAGCGAGCACTCGAGAAAGCAGGTACCCCAATGAGCGGTGACAATGTAGTCCTGGCACGGAACGTGGAGGGCGCGCCCGTAAGCCCCCTGCACGCGCAAACCGCGGCATTCTCCCATTACAACAACCTGTCGGCCCAGCTGCCCCTCGACCCGGAGACCGGCGAGCTGGTCGAAGGCGGCGCCCTGGAGCAGGCCGCCCAGTGCTTCGAGAACCTCGAGGCCGTGGCGGAGGGTATCGGCCACACGCTGGGCGACGTGGCGCGCCTCACCGTGTTCGTGCGCGACATCCGCGACCTGGACGCCGTGGACGAGGCGTTCCGGGCCTACTTCCCGACCTACGTGCCCGCCCGCACGAACCTTGCCGTGGCGGCGCTGCCCCTGGATGCGCTCGTGCAGGTGGAGGCGCTCCTCACCAACGGCGAGGGCACCATCCCCGACGCGCCCCAGGCCGGCGACCTCGTGAAGTACGTGAACAACACGCACAACGCGCCCTACGACGCCCTGTCCTCGCAGACCGTGGCCTTCTCGCACTACAACAACATCTCCGCCCAGCTGCCCCTCGACCCCGCGTCGAACCAGATCGTGGTCGGCGGCGTCGCGGAGCAGGCCGCCCAGTGCCTCAAGAACATCAAGGCCGTCCTCACGAGCGTCGACGTGCCCTTCGACGACATCGTCAAGATCACCGTCTTCCTGAAGGACCTGGCCGACATCGACGCCGTCGACGAGGTGTACACGCGCTTCTTCCCGGATTCGGGCATCGCGCGCGCCGTGGGCTACCTGCCTGCCCGCACGGTCGTCGAGGTCGCCGACCTGCCGCTGCACGCGCTCGTGCAGATCGAGGCCGTCGTGTCGCACGGCGACGGCACGCCCCCGCAGGAGGTCGAGGCCCGTCACGGCCTGATCATCGAGGCGAACAACACCGACGCCGCCCCCGTGAGCGCGCTCTCCACGCAGTCCGTGGCCTTCTCGCACTACAACAACATCTCCGCCCAGCTGGGCGTCGACGCCGCGACGGGCGAGCTCGTCGCCGGCGGCGTGGCCGAGCAGGCCGAGCAGGCGTGCAAGAACATCCAGGCCATCATCGAGAACGTCGAGCACACGATGGCCGACGCCGTGAAGGT is from Gordonibacter urolithinfaciens and encodes:
- a CDS encoding Mbeg1-like protein, whose protein sequence is MGNIVSYIQENQRTFAESPFNPVDSLVFSTLCYFNYEACGLVDPSSPERVLLHDVVALADWRALTCASWLEDAKDARAFLRVLMASRRFRDVKLAFYANERSDAVEKQFSATTFVVPGRVAAEAEGALYEGRACGARAGRGEFACLAFRGTDGSFAGWKEDFNLCFKEVIPSQRAAAAYLSGVASAVEGPLVACGHSKGGNLAEFAALVVDGGAYARLAGVYNHDGPSFLDDPSPRIHDGRFAALLHKTVPESSAFGMILERRPDYRVVQSSALSVFQHEPFSWQVDGDDFVYQDALNRAAVFFDEALDAWLRGKTPAERERFIDTIYELFASTEASTWAEFQEGLFANTRRLLGSGTKLDAETKSFIWKTLGSLGGILKDETVRRFKPSPSTWLARRREAYDRKGRRQ
- a CDS encoding acyl-CoA thioesterase, encoding MRVCTPITIRYGETDMMGVVYHANYLLYFEDARTAFLEALGYPYARIEEAGLMSPVTHMECDYREPLRYGEGAIVRTRVVLSRPTKTVYAYEVFKEGQDMDADKPCCTGRSTHCLVDAATFKPVSLKRRVPELYERYAEALEPDEEEGR
- a CDS encoding low molecular weight protein-tyrosine-phosphatase produces the protein MTAPFRILFVCHGNICRSPMAEFVMKDLVERRGLDGCFSIASAATHDDEIGSPVHPGTRGVLEAQGIDCSGKTARRLGRADADKWDLFVGMDEANMRDLRLQLGRGAEGRCRKLLEFAGSDRDVADPWYTGDFDVTYDDVLAGCTGLLSLLVGDDAEGRCPGGARLG
- a CDS encoding phosphatase PAP2 family protein, whose amino-acid sequence is MDIAVLDFIQAHLRSPLMDALMLAATHLGDLALVWLVAGAVLAAQPRHRRYGVAVVLAVAATAALGMLVLKPLFGRVRPFEAYGFMGLLVPPPAGDSFPSNHSMVSFAAAAALCCVPGRGRLSVALKVAGVALACLIAFSRLYLYVHYPSDILVGAVVGVAVGVLSVRLVLRLWPEKTPS
- a CDS encoding RidA family protein; this encodes MSGDNVVLARNVEGAPVSPLHAQTAAFSHYNNLSAQLPLDPETGELVEGGALEQAAQCFENLEAVAEGIGHTLGDVARLTVFVRDIRDLDAVDEAFRAYFPTYVPARTNLAVAALPLDALVQVEALLTNGEGTIPDAPQAGDLVKYVNNTHNAPYDALSSQTVAFSHYNNISAQLPLDPASNQIVVGGVAEQAAQCLKNIKAVLTSVDVPFDDIVKITVFLKDLADIDAVDEVYTRFFPDSGIARAVGYLPARTVVEVADLPLHALVQIEAVVSHGDGTPPQEVEARHGLIIEANNTDAAPVSALSTQSVAFSHYNNISAQLGVDAATGELVAGGVAEQAEQACKNIQAIIENVEHTMADAVKVNVYLRDLADLAAVEDVCARCFPGTPAFRAVGTSALPMDALVMIDAIFGNAEGTPPVA